A part of Prevotella melaninogenica genomic DNA contains:
- a CDS encoding glycosyltransferase — translation MNKQVFQTDSRQRWSYFKWTLRVILTILSLLGIVFLAMFALEGSPQMPFRHDYRNAISASSAYTKDNKTAKLYKSFRDFFKEKKMHNNYAKVTIKKQRFIGEADGLTQKYFSEWNDPRIGVRSAWYVNWDKHAYISLKNNIKHLNMVLPEWFFINPKTDKVEYRIDKKALRLMQRVGIPILPMLTNNYDSDFHSEAIGRIMRDEKKRMALINEMVVRCKQYGFAGVNLDLEELNIADNEQLNQLVRDFSRIFHAHGLYVTQAVAPFNEDYNMQELAKYNDYLFLMAYDEHNIESQPGAVSSQRWVEKATDWAAKNVPNDKIVLGMATYGYDWANKEGGTTVSFDQTMAIAQDAGANVRFNDDTYNLNFSYQNTDDRKIHQVFFTDAATTFNIMRFGAEYHLAGFGLWRLGTEDKRIWRFYGKDMSWESVARMSIAKLMQPNGTDDVNFVGAGEVLSVTSEPHPGRIAVMIDRDNRLISEEYYHALPSTYTIQRLGTCKNKQLVITFDDGPDSRWTPTVLSTLKKYNVPAAFFMVGLQMEKNLPLVKKVYDAGHTIGNHTFTHHNMIENSDDRSYAELKLTRMLIESVTGHSTILFRAPYNADADPTEHEEIWPMIVAARRNYLFVGESIDPNDWEPNVTADQIYQRVIDGVHHEDGHIILLHDAGGNSRKPTLNALPRIIETLQQEGYQFISLEQYLRMNRQTLMPAINKGKAYYAMQTNLWLAEMIYHVSDFLTALFLVFLILGLMRLIFMYVLMIREKRVENRRHYAPIDAATAPAVAIIVPGYNEEVNVVRTITALKQQDYPNLQIYFVDDGSKDHTLERVRAAFDNDDMVTVLAKKNGGKASALNYGVAACPAEYVVCIDADTQLKNDAVSRLMRHFIADKEKRIGAVAGNVKVGNQRNMLTYWQAIEYTSSQNFDRMAYSNINAITVVPGAIGAFRKKVIEEVGGFTTDTLAEDCDLTMSINEHGYIIENENYAVAMTEAPETLRQFVKQRIRWCFGVMQVFWKHRSSLFAPSKKGFGLWAMPNMLIFQYIIPTFSPLADVLMLLGLFSGNALQIFFYYLIFLVIDASVSIMAYIFEGEQLWVLLWIILQRFFYRWIMYYVLFKSYLKAIKGELQTWGVLKRTGHVGE, via the coding sequence ATGAACAAGCAAGTTTTTCAAACAGACTCCCGTCAGCGCTGGAGTTATTTCAAATGGACCTTACGCGTGATTCTAACGATTCTCTCTCTCTTGGGAATCGTTTTCTTAGCAATGTTCGCCTTGGAAGGAAGTCCACAGATGCCTTTCCGTCACGACTATCGAAACGCGATATCAGCATCATCGGCTTATACGAAAGACAATAAGACTGCAAAACTTTATAAGTCCTTTCGCGACTTCTTTAAGGAGAAGAAGATGCACAATAACTATGCAAAGGTCACCATTAAGAAGCAACGTTTTATAGGGGAGGCAGACGGTCTGACGCAGAAATACTTCAGCGAGTGGAACGACCCACGCATCGGTGTCCGTTCGGCATGGTATGTCAACTGGGATAAGCATGCTTATATCTCTCTGAAGAATAACATCAAACATCTGAACATGGTGTTGCCAGAGTGGTTCTTTATCAATCCTAAGACCGACAAGGTGGAATATCGGATTGACAAAAAGGCACTACGGCTGATGCAGCGGGTGGGAATTCCGATTCTCCCAATGCTCACAAATAACTATGACTCCGACTTCCATTCCGAAGCCATTGGGCGTATCATGCGCGACGAAAAGAAACGTATGGCACTCATCAATGAGATGGTTGTAAGGTGTAAGCAATATGGTTTTGCAGGTGTCAATCTTGACTTAGAGGAACTTAACATTGCTGATAACGAACAACTCAACCAGTTGGTCAGAGACTTCTCACGCATCTTCCATGCGCACGGACTCTATGTCACGCAAGCCGTAGCCCCTTTCAACGAAGATTATAACATGCAGGAACTGGCGAAATATAACGATTACCTCTTCCTCATGGCTTACGACGAACATAACATCGAAAGTCAGCCGGGTGCTGTTAGCTCACAACGATGGGTAGAAAAGGCTACCGACTGGGCTGCAAAGAATGTTCCTAATGACAAGATTGTCCTTGGTATGGCTACCTATGGTTATGACTGGGCTAACAAGGAGGGTGGAACGACTGTATCCTTTGATCAGACGATGGCTATCGCACAGGATGCAGGTGCTAACGTAAGGTTCAATGACGACACCTATAACCTTAACTTCTCTTATCAGAACACTGATGACAGGAAGATTCATCAGGTATTCTTTACCGATGCCGCCACCACCTTTAACATCATGCGCTTTGGCGCAGAATACCATCTTGCAGGCTTTGGTCTGTGGCGATTGGGAACAGAAGACAAACGTATATGGCGTTTCTATGGGAAAGATATGTCATGGGAGAGCGTGGCAAGGATGTCAATTGCGAAGCTGATGCAACCCAATGGTACCGATGATGTCAACTTCGTTGGTGCTGGTGAGGTTCTCAGCGTGACGTCAGAGCCTCATCCTGGACGCATCGCTGTGATGATAGATAGGGATAACCGTCTTATCTCTGAGGAATATTATCATGCCCTCCCATCCACCTATACGATACAACGATTAGGAACATGTAAAAACAAACAACTTGTTATCACCTTCGATGATGGACCTGACAGCCGTTGGACACCCACTGTGCTAAGTACGCTGAAGAAGTATAATGTGCCTGCTGCCTTCTTTATGGTAGGACTGCAGATGGAGAAGAACCTGCCCTTGGTAAAGAAAGTCTATGACGCTGGTCATACCATTGGTAACCACACCTTTACCCATCATAACATGATCGAGAACTCTGACGACCGCTCTTATGCAGAGTTGAAGTTGACGAGAATGCTCATTGAGAGTGTTACTGGACATAGCACCATCCTCTTCCGTGCACCTTATAATGCTGATGCTGACCCAACGGAGCATGAAGAGATATGGCCAATGATTGTGGCAGCGCGTCGGAATTATCTCTTCGTCGGAGAATCTATCGACCCGAACGACTGGGAACCGAATGTCACTGCTGACCAGATTTACCAGCGTGTCATCGATGGCGTGCACCATGAGGACGGACATATCATTCTGCTTCACGATGCTGGTGGTAACTCACGTAAGCCTACCCTAAATGCCCTGCCTCGTATCATAGAAACACTGCAGCAGGAAGGCTACCAGTTTATCTCTCTCGAACAATATTTGAGAATGAACCGACAGACCCTCATGCCAGCTATCAACAAGGGGAAGGCTTACTATGCGATGCAGACAAACCTCTGGTTAGCAGAAATGATCTACCATGTGTCCGATTTCCTTACTGCGCTCTTCCTGGTCTTCCTCATCTTGGGGTTGATGCGCCTAATCTTTATGTATGTCTTGATGATTAGAGAGAAACGCGTGGAGAACCGACGCCACTATGCCCCGATTGACGCTGCCACAGCACCTGCCGTCGCAATCATCGTACCGGGTTATAATGAAGAGGTGAATGTCGTGCGCACAATCACAGCTCTCAAACAGCAGGACTATCCTAACCTGCAAATCTACTTCGTTGATGATGGTAGTAAGGACCATACGCTCGAACGTGTGCGTGCGGCTTTCGACAATGATGATATGGTCACGGTGCTTGCTAAGAAGAATGGCGGAAAGGCCTCTGCGCTTAACTATGGTGTCGCTGCCTGCCCCGCAGAATATGTTGTTTGTATTGATGCCGATACACAACTAAAAAATGATGCCGTGAGCCGACTGATGAGGCATTTTATTGCTGATAAGGAGAAACGTATCGGAGCAGTTGCAGGAAATGTAAAGGTAGGTAACCAACGAAATATGCTTACCTACTGGCAGGCTATCGAGTATACGAGTAGTCAGAACTTCGACCGTATGGCTTACTCTAATATCAACGCCATAACCGTCGTTCCGGGTGCCATCGGGGCTTTCCGCAAGAAGGTGATTGAGGAAGTGGGTGGCTTTACCACCGATACCTTAGCCGAAGACTGCGACCTGACAATGAGTATCAACGAACATGGTTATATCATTGAAAACGAAAATTATGCCGTGGCTATGACGGAAGCACCAGAGACCCTCCGCCAGTTCGTAAAACAACGTATTCGTTGGTGCTTTGGTGTGATGCAGGTCTTTTGGAAACATCGCTCATCGCTCTTTGCTCCTTCCAAGAAAGGATTCGGACTTTGGGCTATGCCTAATATGCTCATCTTCCAATATATCATCCCAACGTTCTCGCCATTGGCCGATGTGCTGATGCTGCTCGGCCTCTTTTCAGGTAACGCCTTACAGATTTTCTTCTATTACCTTATCTTCCTCGTCATCGATGCAAGTGTGTCAATTATGGCTTACATATTTGAAGGCGAACAGTTATGGGTACTTCTGTGGATAATACTTCAGCGTTTCTTCTATCGTTGGATTATGTATTATGTTCTTTTTAAGAGCTATCTCAAAGCTATCAAAGGTGAATTGCAGACGTGGGGCGTTTTGAAGCGTACTGGTCATGTTGGTGAATAG